The Alicyclobacillus macrosporangiidus CPP55 genome segment AAAACTCGTCATCACGAAAGGCTTCGATGTGGTCAAAGTCCGTCTTGCCTTGACAAAGCAGGCCGATGTATGAGTACGCCACATCTCGGTTTGAAATGTCTGGTTTTCCCATGCCTGACAGGCGAGTCCGATTCAGGCGTTCACCGAGAGTGGTTTTGTCCAGCAATAAACCGACAAGGGTCATTCCAGAATGTGTGACAATGACTTCGTCGGATTCTTCGATGATAAAGCGCAAGGGGGTTCACCTCTGAGGTGAAGGGGGATTGAAGGGAACGGACATCCCAACGATCCCGATTCTACACGACAAATCACAAGTGCTTCAGTAGTTTTTACACCTGCTTGTCACGGATTCAGGTAATATGCTTGTCAGAGATGGCTTTGACGTAGTCGTCGTTGGTGGGGGAACCGCTGGGTCGATTGCGGCAATCGCCGCAGCACGGACAGGGGCGAAAACATTGTTAATTGAACAATATGGGAGTTTGGGGGGGATCCTCAACTTAGGTATGTCCCTTAAGGGGGTAAACGACGGGGGGGGAGCAAAAACGTTAGGGGGTATCGGAGCCGAGTTGATTGAGCGCGCGCGGAAGTTGGGTGGAGCCACAACTGTCTCTTGGGACCCCAGGCATGGTTCAATTATGGGCCAGGATCCTGAAGTTATGAAAATGTCGCTTATTGAAATGCTTCAGGAATCAGGTGTGCACTTGTTGCTACACACTTTTTTGGTAGAAGCGGTTCGGGATGGAGACCATATAAGCGCGGTTCAGGTAGTGAACAAGAATGGGATGGAAGTTATCCATGCACGGACCTTTGTGGATTGTACTGGCGACGCCGATCTGGTGGCGCGTGCTAAATATGACGTTGTAGTGGGAAGGGAAGAGGATGCTTTAATGCAGCCCGTTTCCACTATTTTTAGAGTTGGTGGCGTTCAACTCGAGAAAACGTGGCAGTATCTTGAGAACCATCCGGAGGACTTAGAAACGCCAGAGGGATGGTCGGGTGGTGCATATGACGTTGATTTTCTGAGAAATACTCCGGGTGCCGGCGTAGAAGGATTTCGTACCCTTATTCAAAAAGCCAGGGAGGCGGGAGATTATCATATTCCACGTGATCGGATGGGTATCAATCCTTTCCCAGGCCGGCCCGAAGTGACGATTAATATCACCCGAGTGCATGGGATTGATGGAACGAATGCTGATGATCTAACACGTGCCGAGGTTGAAACTCAGCTTCAAATGTTAGAGGCCATCCGCTTTCTGCGTAAGTACGTACCTGGATTTGAAAATGCTTATGTAGTATCAAGTCCTTTTCAAGTCGGTGTCCGGGAAACTCGACACATTATAGGGGACTACATTCTAACCAAGGAAGATATTTTGCAGGGCCGTGATTTTCATGACCAAGTTGGACGAGGTGCCTACCCGTTGGATATTCATGACGTCAAGCCTGATGCCACCACATTAGGTCGTAAAGTGGAGGGAAGAGGTGTAACTCTATGGCGCATTGATCGTTCGTACGGGATTCCAGCACGTTCGCTCGTTCCCCGAGGAGCACACAATGTCACGGTGGGCGGTCGTGCGATATCAGCTACACATGAAGCATCGGGTTCAGTACGGGGGCAAGCCGTGTGTATGGTTACTGGACACGCCGCAGGCACCATGGCGGCGTTAGCTGCGTTGAAGAATTGTAAAATAACCGAGTTATCAGTTCGGGAAATTCAATCCGTATTACGTAGTCAAAAGGCTGTTTTAGAACGTCCCCAGTAAGGCCAGGGCTTTGAAATAGAGGGGAATATCACAGAATCAGGAAATTCGATCCGGTATACTTGCCCCAGAGTCAACCCAGACAGAAGGGATGGATTAAGATGAAGTAGAGGTGTTTGTGATGCCGGGACGTAAGTGGACAGTGGACGAGAAGATGAACATCGTGCTCGAGGGTATGATGCCCGGTGCCAACATCAGCGAGGTATGTCGTCGGTATGGATTGGCCCAGAATCTGTATTACAAGTGGCGTGAAGCGTTCCTGGCTGGTGGACGGGCTGGACTTCAGTCCGGACCCTCTACGAGGGAGCAGGAGCTGGAGAAGGAGTTGCAGGAGGCTCGGGCTAAGATCGGTGAACTTACGATGCAGGTGGATGTGTTGCGAAAAAAATCGAATTGGGGCCGGAAGTAAATAGGGTCTGCTGAACGAACGGAAAGTCCTTTACCGGCCAATTTTTGGGCCCTGAACGCGAATTTATGTGCAGAGGTTTTTGTAGACAGGTACGCAAAATCCTTGCACATGGAGGACAGATCGATGTTCCGCGCGAGGGAGAACCAACTTGTTTTGCCAGGTGATTTTTTCCTTCCGTTCGGTGGGAAGTTGAATCAGGATAACCGCTGGGTCAAGCTTGCGCAGGCGATTCCGTGGCGGAAAGTGGAAGAACACTACGGAGAACAGTTCAAATCTCGAACGATGGGCCAGGAGGCGTATCCGGTCCGTATGGCGCTTGGCGCCCTCATTATCCAGGAACGGTTAGGTCTCAGTGACCGGGAGACGGTGCAGCAGATCACAGAGAACCCGTATCTGCAGTACTTCATCGGACTTCCGGAGTTCCAACAGAAGCCGCCGTTCCACCCCTCCCTGATGACGCACTTCCGCAAGCGGCTAGGCAGTGACATCATCAACCAGGTCAACGAATGGATTGCCGAGGAACAAGACGATGACCACGCTGATTCGGATGATCAGGACGGTGGTTCCGGGTCTGAGGCGGACACACATGCGACGGAAGTGCGTGCTGAGAATACCCAAGAGGTTGGAAATCAAGGCAAGCTCCTTTTGGATGCGACGTGTGCTCCAGCAGACATCGCCTATCCCACAGACCTGTCGCTGCTCAACGAGGCGCGTGAGAAACTGGAGGAAATCATCGACGTCCTGCATGCAGCACGGAAAGGCGGTAAGCGCAAGCCACGGACGTACCGTGAGAAGGCCCGTAAGGCGTACCTGGCCGTGGCTAAACAGCGCCGTGTGAGTCCGAAGGTGCTTCGCAAGGCGATTGGCAAACAGCTGCGGTTTGTAGCACGAGACCTGCGGATTATTGCGCGGTTGAAAGATGAAGTCGGGCTGAGCGTGCTCAGCCGTCGTCAGTACCATCAGCTTCTCGTAATCTGCGAGCTGCACCGACAGCAAGAGAAGATGTATCGCAAGCGCACGCATCGCATTGAAGACCGCATCGTGGGCATCTCGCAGCCGCATGTGCGTCCAATCGTTCGGGGCAAAGCGTGGGACAATGTGGAGTTCGAGGCCAAGGTGGCACTGAGTCTGGTGAATGGGTATGTGGGGCTGGAACGGCTGAATTGGAACAACTTCCACAAGGGTCTGACGTTGCAGGCAGCGGTGGAAGCGTACAGGGAGCGGTATGGTTGTTATCCAGAAACAGTGCTGGCCGACAAGGCGTACCGAACTCGGGAGAACCTGCGCTATTGCACAGAGCGGGGCATACGGTTGAGCGGGCCAACACTGGGGCGGCCATCGCGGTCCTTGGCGGCGGAACAAAAACGAATCCAGCAGCAGGATGCAGCGGAGCGCAACGAGATTGAAGGCAAGATTGGCGAAGGCAAGCGCCTATATATGGGCTCGGCCTGATCCGTGCACGCCTGCGAGAAACCAGTGAAACGGTGATTGCCTTGCAACTGCTGTTGATGAACCTGGAGCGGCGGCTGCGCCTGCTTTTTTGTGCCATTTTGTACAGACTTATGGCAATTGGTGTGTTGGGCAGGGCACCGTTGCTCGCGTGACGTTTGGCGACAGGCCAAGACGTCCTACAACAGCATGCAAACCAAGTGAGGTCGAATCTCGCAGAAAGACTCGTTCAGCAGACCTTAATTAAGAGGTGATAAAATCGACACATAAAAAGAAATGAGGAAGTGAGAGGCATTGCCGTATATTGTGGATCCCAAGGATCGGAATCTGTTGATTCATAGCGAGGCACCCAAAATCGCTGACTGGTTTTACAAAATGCTTTTGGACAATGAAGCAATTACCCAAGAACATGCACAAGATCTCTCTCAGGAACAGCGAAATTTTCTCCAAACAATGGTTGGACGAATAATTCAGCAAGCAAACAAAGAATGGTACCGAGATGGGTTTAGGGAAATCCCTGATTACGATCTCGGAGAGGAACGGATCAATTGCTCAATATGCGGGCAGGATAACAGATATGTGTACTTTATTGTGAACAGATTGAATGGAAAGAAACTAAATGTGGGGAGCACCTGCATTAATAAATTTTCTATTGGGGTCAGAGAAGGAACAACGAATGCCCAGTTGGTTCGAGAAGGATTGAGATTGTCGCGAATGAATGTCCTTGAATCTAAGTTTACAAATATATTATCCCTACTAGAGACTTGGGAGGACAGACTTGAGAAGTACCCGATTCTTGTTAAGAAGGAACTTGAAGAACCCTATTTGGAAGTCGGTAAGCGACTGAAAAGCATTGTCGAGCCATATCTTTCAGGGAAGACCAAGACATTTAGCGCAGCTGATATTGAACAACTTTTACAAGTACGAGAGGCCGTTCTGCAACGTATTGAAGATTATGTGCAAAGAGAGATGTCGCGGAATTCACCTTTCAAGGCCACGCGTGAAGTGGCCGACTGGATACGACGAAATAACCCAAATCCGGGTTATCAGTGGCTTAAAGAAGATGGAGAAATTCGCTTGCGAACGGCTTTCAGGATCTGCGAGCCGAAATTCATGAATTCCCTTGTTCCGCAATTGAACAACGCGTTGGCTGGACAAAACATTGTCATCCTCCAAGCAGAACTCGATCGGAAGGGATACGTCTATATTCTGAAGAGACTTCCAGAGGTAAAACTATTTGTATTGCACGCGATTTTAATTCGCGATCATTGTGGATTTATACTGGAAGACAATGAAAATTACCCGAGTGTTGAGAGTATAGTTGAACATAGCACAATTCAGCGGGAAGAAAAGTCTATAGTAAATGCGGCGAATGCGTTGCAAGGATACTTCGACGCCCGTAGGATTCCTCTCAGGGTTATTGAACCTGACCTGGAGTACAATGAACTCTTTATTCAGCTGGGGAGTTACGTATATCAGCTTCCTTGCATTGAATTTCTTAACCGATTTCTTGTGGCGATCTTTGGATTGCGAAATATCGAGATGAATGAATTCGTTGAACAAGTAGAGAGAGGGAAGTCCATGACGCATGAAGAATACCGGGAGCTGCGTCAAGAACGTTCGAGATTCGGTCGTCGATTATGAGTCGAGTCGCTATAATCTTGGCGGTCTATTACCCTCGTCTTAGGACGGGGGGATTTTTTGAGCGTAAGCGCCCGCTAACCGCCACCTGGAACTGAAAAGGCATTCCGGCACGGTATGCGACAAAGCGACCACTGAGTATTGATTTGGTTCGTTCCGCATATACAATAGAACATACGTTCGGTATGTGCGAGGTGCCATCCATGTCTAGTTTACTCCGCCGTTCCATCGAGATTCTGGAGTTTGCGTCAGACGGGTTCACGCTGCGTGTGTTTCGGGATCGCGGCGTGATTCGTGTGATCACGGATCTCATCGACCGCTGGGCC includes the following:
- a CDS encoding transposase, with the translated sequence MPGRKWTVDEKMNIVLEGMMPGANISEVCRRYGLAQNLYYKWREAFLAGGRAGLQSGPSTREQELEKELQEARAKIGELTMQVDVLRKKSNWGRK
- a CDS encoding FAD-dependent oxidoreductase; this translates as MLVRDGFDVVVVGGGTAGSIAAIAAARTGAKTLLIEQYGSLGGILNLGMSLKGVNDGGGAKTLGGIGAELIERARKLGGATTVSWDPRHGSIMGQDPEVMKMSLIEMLQESGVHLLLHTFLVEAVRDGDHISAVQVVNKNGMEVIHARTFVDCTGDADLVARAKYDVVVGREEDALMQPVSTIFRVGGVQLEKTWQYLENHPEDLETPEGWSGGAYDVDFLRNTPGAGVEGFRTLIQKAREAGDYHIPRDRMGINPFPGRPEVTINITRVHGIDGTNADDLTRAEVETQLQMLEAIRFLRKYVPGFENAYVVSSPFQVGVRETRHIIGDYILTKEDILQGRDFHDQVGRGAYPLDIHDVKPDATTLGRKVEGRGVTLWRIDRSYGIPARSLVPRGAHNVTVGGRAISATHEASGSVRGQAVCMVTGHAAGTMAALAALKNCKITELSVREIQSVLRSQKAVLERPQ
- a CDS encoding IS5 family transposase (programmed frameshift) codes for the protein MFRARENQLVLPGDFFLPFGGKLNQDNRWVKLAQAIPWRKVEEHYGEQFKSRTMGQEAYPVRMALGALIIQERLGLSDRETVQQITENPYLQYFIGLPEFQQKPPFHPSLMTHFRKRLGSDIINQVNEWIAEEQDDDHADSDDQDGGSGSEADTHATEVRAENTQEVGNQGKLLLDATCAPADIAYPTDLSLLNEAREKLEEIIDVLHAARKGGKRKPRTYREKARKAYLAVAKQRRVSPKVLRKAIGKQLRFVARDLRIIARLKDEVGLSVLSRRQYHQLLVICELHRQQEKMYRKRTHRIEDRIVGISQPHVRPIVRGKAWDNVEFEAKVALSLVNGYVGLERLNWNNFHKGLTLQAAVEAYRERYGCYPETVLADKAYRTRENLRYCTERGIRLSGPTLGRPSRSLAAEQKRIQQQDAAERNEIEGKIGEGKRLYGLGLIRARLRETSETVIALQLLLMNLERRLRLLFCAILYRLMAIGVLGRAPLLA